AAGAAATTCAGGAATACAAGAGGAACTAAGTGTTGCTAAAACACGAAGTCTTTACAGTGAAGTGTTGGACATTATTTACATGCATGGCTATTTATTTAAAgtccatgtttttgtagtcaTCAGTGCATCTGTACTTATTTCCAGTGTACCTGGTGCACACCAAATGAGGAAGACAGGGACAGGTGTGGTGCTGCCTCTTGCCGGAGTAGGGCACCTAAATGTAGCAAAGACATGAGGATCAGTGGGACATAATGCTTCACCGGAGATGCGAAAAGATGCCTTAAAGATGCTCTGAAGTGTTAATTGAGAGAAGGATGTACTTTGGCACAAGTCAGTGCTGCCATCCTAGGATAATCTCAGTGATGCGATTCCCTGCTGGGCTGTCCAGAGGATCGCTAGCCTCTGCAGTGTTTTTAAAGTCTGCCAGTACTTAAAAAGTAAGGGAGTGAGAGAATGAGAGCAGTGAGGACTAAACATCTCGTGTTGCCCACCTTGTGGCTCAGCGGGTGGCACTCATCCCCCTCCATGCCTCGAGGGACGCATATCCTCAGACCCCTCAGCCATAGACTTACTGCGCAGCACGTAACAAAATCACACTGTATGTCTCTCTGACAAGCCTGGAGGAGACACCGTCAAGCACATATGAAGGAAACGGTCAGAATAACAATAAATCAGTCCCAGGTTTGTCCAAAGGGCAATATGACCTGtttggttgaatttcattttcactttcatgaACACATGCACTTTTGTCCTTTTAAGTCATAGCTGGTCATCTCCCTAATCTATTTATAAATGAGTAACAATCACAACAATAATTAAATTTCCTATGGTAACGAGGAGGGGGATGAGGATGTGGTCTCCAAGCTGTCATGTCTAATTACATTAAGCTTTATTGATCAAAAAACCCGATTATGCTTTTTGCATTTATTGCGCATTCAAATATAGTCAAGGGTGCCTTTGCGTGCACCATTTAAATCTTTGcctgttttgttcatttattgatgagattgtttacatttaaataatgtaGTTATATTCAGGGGGGTTATATTGGCTGGATTTGATTTTTGTGGGGGTCATGACCCCCATATCCCCTTGCAAATTACCTGCTTGAATATAGGGTACACAGTTTGATTATATTAATACTGAAGATCATATAAATATACGATTGATAGTGCTTGAAGAATACATATCGGATTGTGGCAATGCAGCAAAGCCAATTGATCAAAATGAAACAGTtttgatttgtaattttttgtgtcttcttttttctcttccAGGGTCTCcaaagcaaatcaatctcctccatccaaaccCGTCTTTTGCATCTGTCTTACTATTACACTATAActgtacattttgaaatgtaattAATACACATGCAGACAATAAATCATCTCAGAGTGAAGGTAAGCGTTGTGAGTGCTATGTGCTCAAGTAAACTCTGGAAAGGGACATCACCATCAGGTTAATTATATGGTTAAGAAAACTCTACATTTCCATATTTTTGGGTGGATTTTGAGCCACTCCTTACAATTACCATCAAAAGTATAATTAAAATGCGTGCAACAAGTAACAAGTGTACCTTGaagttgaaaataataaaatggtaaatttgTTGAGCTATTACAAGAAACAGAAGGTTGTCACTCACTCCGGTAATGACAGCTCCTTTGGACCAGCTCAGCGACAGGAGGAGGAAGGACAGCACTGCCCTTAAGCTCATGTTGGGACCAGGAGAACCGCGGCAGTCTCAGCACAGGACGGTGGTGGTGTCCCCTGTCCCTTGTGATGGATCCTTTGCACCGCTGCTGGTCGTGAAGCTTTCCAAAGTCAGTGGAGTGGGAAGTCTCTCAGGCTCCTCTCTTTATCCACCTCCTACACTCAACcgattcacccccccccccatctaacTCTGACCCCTCTGTGTGAGATATCCCGATGCTTGTCTCATTACATTGGTAAACTGCATTGATCCAAATGATGACGAATGAGGGTTCCTCTACTTGTTGATCTATCTTTGCCTCTTGCACCAATTTGGACAAATCTGCTTCTGTGAGCCTGTGATTGACAGAACAATAATATAAACAGGAAACCTCAACACATGATGAGATTCACATAATCCCTGATGAGCCAGACAACCCTGCGAGCCCAAAGGCACAAGTGCCATAAAAAACACGAGTTAGGGTGGCCATGGCTGGACACAATTATGCAAGTACCAAATCActagtgtgagtgtgagtgtgtgtgtgtgtgtgtgtgcgtgtgcgtgtgtgtgtcagcgtGGTTGATTTAAGTTCAAGATGAGACCTTAGCTTGAGTGAGAGGGGCATTATCCTGCAGCAGTGCGGGTGATGGATTCTACCCACATAATTATATTCACTCATTTCTGCCCTGTCAGCAGCAGCGCTGAGGCCTGCCTGTCTTGGGGCAGATGGCAGAaagatgaaaagatgaaaagaaAGATGGCAGAAAACCATCTGGAAGGTGAGAGCAGACTTCGCAGCCGACAGCAAACTTTTAAAGAAAATAGATTTGCAACATCCATCCACATGCTGAAAGACAAAAAGCGGTTGTTGCTTTATTCCCATCGCATTCATGCAATATCATATGATCAATATTGCACCTTATATTAATGGCGAGTGTTCACTGGAAATCATGTTTGCGTCCACTAATATTTTTTGTGATCTGAGTGCTGAAGTGTATTACCTCATTTTCCCCCATGAGCATTCCTGAATTTGGGATTTTGGAATTTGAGATCAACATCTGAACTGTTCAGTTAATCAGAACAGAAAGGAATCCTAGGCATATGATTTTCATAATTCCATGTTTTCGGGAGATGAAGTCCCTGTTTGGGACTGTCTTGACGAATGTGAATTACAGGCGGTTgatataattcattattattatttccacgTATTTTCTAAATTTGAGATGAACATACCTTACTATGAGATAAAACggcgaaattatgagatacaaactgcgcatgtgccaCAGGGGCCGCCTTCTTCATTTGGCAAAAATGGCGACACAATTGTGAGAGGGTATACTATGTGCCTTTTGTGAATGTTCGACATTTGCTACATGTGTAATGAGTTGTCCGCGGTCGCATTCTTGTTCAGTGGGATACCCACCTTGCTTTCAATTGTGTCGCCATTTTTGCCAAGTGAAGAAGGCGGCTCCtggcacatgcgcagtttgtgtcttatttcgacttttcatgtcataatttcgatttttttatcatatgaTTATGACTTACCAATAGGATAACTTTATCCAGTGGCGAAAAGGGCTTCCATGCTCCAGCTATCGTATTATTTGGATGTTTTGCACAATGATTAtaaataattgataattgaCAGGTGTCGATACAGAAGTAGCAAAACGAATTTGAACGCTGcatgtttaaaaatgaaaaaactaataAATGCACGATTGATGCACTAAATGACATTCAAGAATGCACACATTTAATAGctgtgaaataaaaatactgtcgcaataaaaaaaactccagtTTGGTGTGTTTTGACCCTCGAGTGTTCTCGTAGTTACGTCACAGGCAGCTGACTAAAGCCGGAAATCTCTTCGAGAACAGCATAGCTTCCAAAAATAAGCTGAACTATTTGGCGTTTTCAGTTGATTTCGAATGGAGTCGACCTTAGAGCAACACCTTGATGACACGTAAGTCATTGTCAGTCTGTGCTTTGTCTTCGTTCGTCTTTACACATTGAACGCCGTTTTTCCTGCCTTGTGTGCAGCATGAAGAATCCAGCAGTGGTGGGAGTGCTTTGTACGGATCAGCAAGGACACAACCTGGGGTGTAAGTAAAGGTAGTTAAATAAACAGAGGCTTAGTCTAGAGAATGACACATACATACGTGTAACTCGTGGTATTAGTACAATAACATGCTTTGTTTACACAATGTTATTAGTACTACTGCTACGAgcagaacataaacaaaatgtcacttctAACAACGCAGAGCATAACGTTTCACAAAATGTAATCGCATGAAGCAAGCTGTCATTTTAATGGTAACGGAAGTTACTGACATTGatttttagaaaatatatacataccaAAATTGGGAAGATCTGATTCGAATCGCCCCTTGGGCAGCTGTGTGAGGAGGTTGCATTTTCTCCCAGTGGGTGCACCCCGGTTTGTGTCAATGTACTGGTTGATCTACGTTCCCACTCTCACCC
This window of the Doryrhamphus excisus isolate RoL2022-K1 chromosome 10, RoL_Dexc_1.0, whole genome shotgun sequence genome carries:
- the LOC131137385 gene encoding toxin MIT1-like, coding for MSLRAVLSFLLLSLSWSKGAVITGACQRDIQCDFVTCCAVSLWLRGLRICVPRGMEGDECHPLSHKVPYSGKRQHHTCPCLPHLVCTRYTGNKYRCTDDYKNMDFK